A genome region from Fusarium musae strain F31 chromosome 5, whole genome shotgun sequence includes the following:
- a CDS encoding hypothetical protein (EggNog:ENOG41~BUSCO:EOG092641A6) produces the protein MVKETKLYDTLNVKPEATQDEIKKGYKKAALKWHPDKNKDSPDAAEKFKECSQAYEILSDPEKRKIYDQYGLEFLLRGGTAQPEGGAGGNPFAAGGMPGGFEGFNFQGGMPGGGGTRTFHFNTGSGAGGFGFSNPEDIFAEFMRNGSAGGMHGGDDDDIAGMFGGFGGAGPRSRSSRTRSGFEPRPREATPEVTTVERPLPLTLEELFNGVTKKMKIKRKTYDETGKRVQTDQILEVPIKPGLKKGSKIKFNGVGDQVEGGRQDLHFIVEEKEHPLYKREDNDLVHVVTLDLKEALTGWRRTVTTIDGRQLNLEKGGPTQPNSEERYPGLGMPISKKPGQRGDFVIKYKINFPASLTADQKQKLREIL, from the exons ATGGTCAAGGAGACAAAGCTCTACGACACCCTCAACGTCAAGCCTGAGGCAACTCAggacgagatcaagaagggaTACAA GAAAGCAGCCTTGAAATGGCACCcagacaagaacaaggataGCCCCGATGCGGCTGAAAAGTTTAAAGAATGCTCACAAGCATACGAAATTCTTTCCGATCCCGAGAAACGAAAGATATATGATCAGTACGGCCTCGAATTCCTACTCCGCGGCGGTACCGCACAGCCCGAAGGTGGTGCCGGTGGAAATCCCTTCGCCGCTGGAGGCATGCCTGGCGGTTTCGAAGGCTTCAACTTCCAAGGTGGTATGCCCGGTGGAGGCGGCACCCGAACCTTCCACTTCAATACCGGCAGCGGTGCTGGCGGTTTTGGCTTCAGCAACCCCGAAGATATCTTTGCCGAGTTCATGCGTAACGGATCTGCTGGCGGTATGCACGgtggcgacgacgacgacatcgCTGGCATGTTTGGCGGATTTGGCGGTGCTGGTCCTCGAAGCCGCAGTTCACGCACGCGCTCAGGTTTCGAGCCTCGACCTAGAGAAGCAACTCCTGAAGTTACCACAGTTGAGCGACCCCTACCCCTGACGCTTGAAGAGCTCTTCAACGGtgtgaccaagaagatgaagattaAGCGCAAGACTTACGATGAGACCGGAAAGAGAGTCCAGACCGACCAGATCCTTGAAGTCCCTATCAAACCAGGTCTGAAGAAGGGGTCCAAGATCAAGTTCAATGGAGTCGGCGATCAGGTAGAGGGAGGCCGCCAAGATCTTCACTTTATTGTCGAAGAG AAGGAACATCCTCTCTACAAGCGCGAGGATAACGATCTTGTCCATGTGGTAACCCTTGATCTCAAGGAGGCCTTGACCGGCTGGCGAAGGACAGTGACAACGATCGACGGCCGGCAGCTCAACCTCGAGAAGGGAGGCCCTACTCAGCCCAACAGCGAGGAACGGTATCCTGGCCTGGGTATGCCCATCTCTAAAAAGCCTGGCCAGCGAGGCGACTTCGTCATCAAGTACAAGATCAACTTCCCAGCAAGTTTGACGGCCGatcagaagcagaagctcagGGAGATTCTGTAA
- a CDS encoding hypothetical protein (EggNog:ENOG41), with the protein METSQQGKIDRVVEFTGLDPMGDRELILQALKQSNWEPENVVGQFYENEQSLWDDSMFTADRDGNDNTTAFHVESSDHNVIQGVTPPSESHAYGAPSRPPSRSNNRSPLGTMVDWTAAHVPGNSLRHPNEYTLTRVHTGVPESQAQEDDDMQRAIRESAQEAGLPVSHHESGIIGTSEPPRPHFGPANRETYVAADWAIVPSDPTRERTVNEFTPSTRKRAPGAPAMLVISSVQGGEHRLGGLLTILHKIPLARNILLGIGSPATTYGCNNDWWRGQIILSPEVLAKMAEEGSSDPNLHKSGSAFEDEVHRLMAFLDSTERGYGSISVLADILADSDTQGVEKQFYEALGKRHADVVQPMMQVAGVSLFYGDVEEEVAIFGLLEIEHFQHEYNCIKTLYEALDHVMWSDTVGLDKIDDGAKMAFFKEMGDILVLDTTGDGPSDSFEIPLEFYPEKYLISRKEEARRIQQGWCQTKEQMKLLQDKKAQLLSLANTWGGATDDKDTVLKKAIDQWDGYRSYLENFLRFKTLEKSGFDTDKYPDYRTAPPDVDDNVYLESQKVTDVMDYSESLLVDLETKMKGLDVELEQITAKQRALGKLLTVPDKPSRPKPMTCKRYLLRGLVASPTVLYVCQREEADLIDLNDEETKPRDQWWRLAYTPYSGDEPVRAEKTTVDAVLVDVWNDTKKPMLIYATEDALGTPKDHLSSQLERFIKMENKAFRQELSKEESTASESKQTGNFESSSFLSPHSSFSPSKRKHRSDSSGSMDSNRASIGSDDDRNGFDNPFLPDDDQRVGTEMSDYVHSFTAMEGHIPDSLTGRIQGSTAPTEPTSATMTPSTVTADYSDTNTAFAAEEPRSPEMQEKARPPPFMSLSRNPSMRAESPNLMDMDIPDEKH; encoded by the exons ATGGAGACTTCACAACAGGGCAAAATAGATCGTGTGGTCGAATTCACGGGTCTCGACCCTATGGGCGATCGTGAGCTGATTCTTCAAGCTCTGAAG CAAAGTAACTGGGAACCCGAGAATGTTGTCGGCCAATTCTACGAAAACGAACAAAGC CTTTGGGACGATTCTATGTTCACCGCAGATCGAGACGGCAACGACAATACGACTG CCTTCCATGTCGAGTCTTCCGATCACAACGTCATTCAAGGCGTAACTCCCCCGTCAGAGTCGCACGCGTACGGCGCTCCTTCGAGACCTCCTTCACGATCAAACAATCGATCTCCCTTGGGTACGATGGTGGACTGGACTGCGGCACATGTGCCCGGTAACTCTCTTCGTCACCCCAACGAATATACGCTAACCAGGGTACACACAGGCGTTCCCGAGAGCCAAGCCcaagaggacgatgacatGCAACGAGCTATTCGTGAGTCAGCACAAGAAGCTGGACTACCGGTGTCACATCACGAGTCCGGTATTATAGGAACGTCGGAGCCACCGCGTCCTCACTTTGGTCCTGCAAACCGCGAAACATATGTGGCGGCCGATTGGGCCATTGTCCCATCCGATCCTACGAGGGAGAGGACCGTAAATGAATTTACACCGTCAACGCGAAAGAGAGCTCCAGGCGCGCCCGCGATGTTGGTAATCAGCAGTGTGCAAGGTGGTGAACATCGCCTCGGCGGGCTTCTCACAATTCTGCATAAAATTCCTCTTGCGCGGAACATACTCCTCGGCATTGGATCGCCTGCTACCACATACGGCTGTAATAATGACTGGTGGCGAGGACAGATCATTCTATCACCGGAGGTTTTGGCAAAAATGGCTGAAGAAGGCAGCTCAGACCCCAATCTGCACAAGAGCGGCAGTGCATTTGAGGACGAAGTGCACCGATTGATGGCGTTTCTTGACTCTACTGAACGTGGTTATGGCTCTATATCTGTTCTGGCTGATATTTTGGCGGACTCCGACACACAGGGCGTGGAGAAACAATTCTATGAGGCGCTCGGCAAAAGACACGCTGATGTTGTCCAGCCAATGATGCAAGTTGCTGGAGTGTCGTTATTTTAcggagatgttgaagaagaagtcgcaATCTTTGGCCTTCTCGAGATAGAGCACTTCCAACATGAGTACAACTGCATCAAAACTTTGTACGAGGCACTTGATCACGTCATGTGGAGTGATACCGTGGGTTTGGATAAAATAGACGATGGGGCGAAGATGGCATTTTTCAAAGAGATGGGCGATATTTTGGTGTTAGATACCACTGGTGATGGGCCAAGCGATTCTTTCGAAATCCCCTTGGAATTCTACCCAGAAAAATACCTCATTAGCCGGAAAGAGGAGGCACGTCGAATCCAGCAAGGGTGGTGCCAAACAAAGGAACAGATGAAACTTCTTCAGGACAAGAAAGCCCAGCTTCTTAGCTTGGCGAACACTTGGGGTGGTGCAACCGATGATAAGGACACAGTTTTGAAAAAAGCGATCGATCAGTGGGACGGATACAGGAGTTATCTGGAAAACTTCCTCCGATTCAAAACTTTGGAGAAGTCGGGGTTCGATACGGATAAGTACCCTGACTACCGTACTGCTCCTCCAGATGTAGACGACAACGTGTATCTGGAATCTCAAAAGGTCACAGATGTGATGGACTATTCGGAGAGTTTACTTGTGGACCTTGAGACAAAGATGAAAG GCCTCGATGTAGAACTCGAACAGATCACAGCCAAACAGCGAGCGTTGGGGAAACTTCTTACAGTACCGGATAAACCAAGTCGTCCGAAACCCATGACCTGCAAAAGGTATCTCCTCCGCGGACTAGTTGCATCGCCTACCGTCTTATATGTCTGCCAACGGGAGGAAGCAGATCTGATAGATCTTAATGACGAGGAGACCAAACCAAGAGATCAATGGTGGAGGCTGGCTTATACCCCTTATTCCGGAGACGAGCCCGTTAGAGCCGAG AAAACAACTGTCGACGCAGTATTGGTCGATGTCTGGAACGATACCAAGAAACCAATGCTGATATACGCAACGGAAGACGCCCTTGGGACGCCCAAAGACCATCTATCATCCCAACTGGAACGATTTATCAAAATGGAAAATAAAGCTTTCCGTCAAGAGTTATCTAAGGAAGAATCCACGGCCAGCGAGTCCAAGCAGACCGGTAATTTTGAGTCTAGCTCGTTTCTCTCGCCTCATTCGTCATTTTCGCCTTCTAAGAGAAAGCATCGGTCTGATAGCAGTGGTTCGATGGACAGCAATCGTGCCTCGATTGGCAGTGACGATGATAGAAACGGATTCGACAACCCTTTCCTCCCTGATGACGACCAAAGAGTCGGTACTGAAATGTCGGATTACGTCCATAGCTTCACTGCTATGGAAGGTCACATCCCAGATTCACTAACAGGCCGTATTCAGGGTTCAACAGCTCCGACAGAGCCCACATCAGCCACCATGACACCGAGCACAGTAACAGCCGACTACTCAGACACCAACACTGCTTTTGCTGCGGAGGAGCCTCGAAGTCCTGAAATGCAAGAGAAGGCTAGGCCGCCTCCTTTTATGTCATTGTCGAGGAACCCATCAATGCGAGCGGAATCACCCAATTTGATGGACATGGACATCCCAGATGAGAAACATTAG
- a CDS encoding hypothetical protein (EggNog:ENOG41): MPSQILTPDAANVIQDEIFQLEKRLQDAKARLNKALPSPHLSMATEPAHRDPESLPQLDDQLDAAIICTVGRRASVAQGRALLGIWERSFRASCPDVDGKPLREFAALLRRESQKEVPLVSAHLAPLFGAICALVGLGLRQTAYVFMLSHVKALISAAVRASVFGPYQAQKVLAGQQVQKMIDDMIDREWNTPVEEAGQTVPLMDLWIGRHETLYSRIFNS, from the exons ATGCCTTCACAAATCCTGACCCCAGATGCGGCTAATGTTATTCAAGATGAGATTTTTCAGCTAGAAAAACGTCTTCAGGATGCTAAAGCGCGTCTGAACAAAGCCCTGCCTTCGCCACACCTGTCTATGGCTACAGAGC CCGCGCACCGCGACCCGGAGTCTCTTCCTCAGTTGGATGATCAGCTCGATGCTGCTATCATTTGTACTGTTGGTCGACGTGCGAGCGTCGCGCAGGGTCGTGCGCTGCTAGGAATATGGGAGCGGTCGTTCCGTGCCAGCTGTCCAGATGTTGATGGGAAGCCATTGAGGGAATTTGCAGCGTTATTGAGACGTGAAAGTCAGAAGGAAGTGCCTCTTGTGTCTGCGCATCTGGCGCCACTGTTTGGTGCGATATGCGCGCTTGTGGGACTAGGTTTGCGACAGACAGCATATGTCTTTATGCTCAGTCATGTTAAGGCGTTGATATCTGCTGCGGTGAGAGCAAGTGTCTTTGGACCCTATCAGGCGCAAAAGGTATTGGCTGGGCAGCAAGTACAGAAGATGATCGACGACATGATCGATCGAGAGTGGAATACTCCCGTTGAGGAGGCTGGGCAAACCGTGCCTCTAATGGATTTATGGATTGGACGGCATGAGACATTGTATTCTAGAATTTTCAACAGCTGA
- the CWC2 gene encoding Pre-mRNA-splicing factor (EggNog:ENOG41) gives MADTAEQIETAPVVEQEGQEMAVATTNTEVAAPTGKKVVKKIIRKKKRPARAQVDPDFVTSEPPPQTGTIFNIWYNKWSGGDREDKYLSKTKAKGRCNVAKDSGYTKADGMPGSYFCLRFARGVCPKGQDCEYLHRLPGPYDHFNPNVDCFGRDKFSDYRDDMGGVGSFMRQNRTVYVGRIHVTDDIEEIVARHFAEWGPVERIRVLNTRGVAFITYVNQANAEFAKEAMAHQSLDHEEVLNVRWATADPNPMAQAREARKIEEQAAEAIRRALPAEFVAEIEGRDPEARKRRKIESSYGLEGYEAPDEIHFARGTQAVNPLGREGFAVEHQERPMIENGESGEPPAQGEEQQPQTQQETGGIFSGSTLAALNKAKVSVASKPKAAATTGPLVAYGSDSDSDDE, from the exons ATGGCTGATACAGCAGAACAAATCGAAACGGCGCCGGTAGTCGAGCAAGAAGGGCAGGAAATGGCGGTAGCGACCACAAATACAGAGGTTGCAGCGCCAACTGGAAAGAAAGtcgtcaagaagatcattcgcaagaagaagcgacCTGCGCGCGCCCAAGTCGATCCCGATTTCGTCACATCAgaacctcctcctcagacCGGTACAATTTTTAACATTTGGTATAACAAGTGGTCTGGTGGTGATCGAGAAGACAAATACCTATCGAAGACCAAAGCGAAGGGTCGCTGCAATGTCGCGAAGGACAGCGGATATACAAAGGCTGACGGGATGCCTGGAAGCTACTTCTGTTTGCGCTTTGCGCGTGGCGTTTGTCCCAAAGGTCAAGACTGCGAATATCTTCATAGGCTACCTGGACCCTACGATCACTTTAACCCTAATGTCGACTGCTTTGGACGCGACAAGTTTTCCGACTATCGAGACGACATGGGTGGTGTCGGAAGTTTTATGAGGCAAAACAGAACAGTGTATGTCGGAAGGATTCATGTCACAGACGATATCGAAGAGATTGTGGCGCGACACTTTGCAGAATGGGGCCCTGTAGAGCGCA TTCGTGTTCTCAACACCCGAGGTGTCGCATTTATCACATATGTCAACCAAGCCAATGCCGAATTTGCCAAAGAGGCCATGGCACATCAGTCTCTCGACCACGAGGAAGTGCTCAACGTTCGCTGGGCAACAGCCGATCCCAACCCCATGGcgcaagctcgagaagcgcGCAAAATCGAGGAGCAAGCCGCTGAGGCTATTCGAAGAGCCCTTCCTGCAGAATTCGTCGCTGAAATCGAAGGCCGAGATCCCGAAGCTAGAAAGCGACGGAAGATCGAAAGCAGCTATGGTCTTGAGGGATACGAAGCGCCCGATGAAATCCACTTTGCCCGAGGTACTCAGGCAGTAAACCCCCTGGGTCGAGAAGGGTTCGCAGTTGAACACCAGGAACGGCCAATGATTGAAAACGGAGAGTCAGGCGAACCACCGGCTCAGGGTGAGGAGCAACAACCTCAAACTCAACAAGAGACTGGTGGCATCTTCTCAGGCAGCACCCTCGCAGCTCttaacaaggccaaggtctcGGTGGCATCGAAACCGAAAGCAGCGGCTACAACAGGACCTTTGGTGGCATACGGAAGTGACAGCGATAGCGATGATGAATAG